GAATATGTGGATCAGACAAACTAAGTCTGAGACTatttattttcctttttttgTTGGTAGTAGCCTAGCTGTTATGGTCTGTATGTAGTGTCGGTTGTGATTGAAAAGAgtttgaaataatcaaaggattACACACCTTCAGAACTTAATAAATCTTTGTCTTCTTACATACTGCACTTTAAGTTTGTCTGTCCACGGTCCTTGTCCATTTGATCTCCCTATTGAGTGTTGCTCAAGCCTTCTACATTTACTGCCTACAGCTCTATTTAAACCTAGAAAGTCTAAACTGGCTTTGTACAGAGATAAATTTTTTCATTAGACAGTGAACCCATCAACCTCTAGAGCTTTAATATCTCTTAACTAGGACCCACAAAGCACGATATAAGTTGTTTCCTGGCCTCCTGGGGATATCTGAAAAGAAGCAAGCCACACGTACAATAGAGTGACCACAATGCAACGGCCAAAAATGACGCTGCCATTTAGTAACTTGCATTTGATATCAATTATCACAAATTTGCTAACTCTAATTATGAATCAAACAGGGCGGAAAGAGGACAGCGGTTCCGGTTCTCCTCCACCTGAAGGAAAAATTCTCAGATTTATTGCATAATTTTTTATGAAGTCATTTTTTGCCCCTCTCCAGTTTTATTTTAACTTATTACAGAATGATTTGAATACTACGGTTTTCTTTTTTGAGTACATACATGGGGGAGGGGATCTATCCTGGTTGCCAACTATTCTGGAGTCTGGACTAGGGTGGTGAGACCACGGGGCTAAGCCCCGGTCTGGAATACTATGGTTTAAGTGACACTCTTAGTCCAAATTTCTGGCCTTTGGGGAAGGACAACACGGCCTTCTGGACTCATCTCTCTTAGACTACGCATGATTCTACAGTAGTTACCACTAGTTTCTGGGCAATCAAGGCAGTAGTCATTCATGAGTTATAGACATTATTTCTATTTCCATTTTCCGGGATTCTAAGAAATATGCTTGTTACACAGATATCAAGCATAACAATTTGGCTTAATGCTTGGGCTCggggaaaaaaagaaaaaagaaatgaaACCAAATAAACTAAATCAACAAATCAAGTTTGATATAGAGCATAACGGCAGCCTATTATTCCAATAAAACATAAAGTTTAAAGAATGAAATTTAAGCACCAAACTTACCACGAGGAGCTTTGATTTATTATTCCACCCTCTTTGGAGGGTCATCTGGCTCAATTTCAAACCTAATATCTATTTTAAAGAATTATTGTAACGTCAGTATGGATATTTTGTTTCAGAGATTGTAACAGTGGTTGTGATTGATGATTATACATTAAATAACTAATCTGAGTACCTTTCCCATATATTCTAAAAGCTCGTTGCTAGCTTCTCCTCGGGCCACAGGTGCGGCAACAGTAATTCGAACATCATCAGCATTCACTCCTGAAATTATTAAAGAAACAAGGTTGTTAGCAAAGAGATGCATATTCTGAACTATCACACATTTTCCAAATTCAAATTTGCATCTGCAAAACAGGTGACCGATTTACACGAAAGTAAAACAAGGAACATGGTGCTTTTCCCACATGTCACAGATCCATATTGTGGGAAATGCAGCAAACAGATTATTAGATGGTCAAACTTTCCTATTTGAAAAAATTCTGAACCACCACCAAAACACGTTTTTTCGTAAAAATGTTCTTGAACACAGCCGAAAACTAAACAAGAATGATTTCTCGATAATGAGTCTAATGGCAATTGCTTTCATAAATTACCGACACTTATTTGTGTTGTACAAAAGGATTACATACACTACCGTAACATAGCAACCTTATGAAATATGAAGAGTATCAAAAACATTTCAATGGAGTAAAAACcttaaaagcaaaaaaaaaaaaaatttataagcaACACACATACACGTGTGAATTAAAATGCTGGAAATTCAGCTACTAAACAAATTAAATGGTGGAAAATAGAAGAGAGGAAGCCTCATAAGTTCATATTCCAAAGTGGGGTTATCATAATTTCTTCAAGATGATTTAAAGTTTCACTTCTTAACTTTCAAACACTATCCAGGAAATACTAGCGTGCAGACTGAAGCATTATTCTGATGCATCGTAGAAACCATTTCTAACACAATCCATCCAGCCACTTACACGGCTACACTATAAGGTTATCATCATTTGAAAAGGAAATTTTTCTCATGTCTTGTCAGGTTGTGTGAGAGAAAAAATACTTGAGACAAGCACCTCAACCTGGACAAGCAAGATAATTCCTTTGTTTTCAAACTTTCGTATAATCCTTATCTTATTGGCTTCTAATTTCTATGAACTGTAAGAGATCAAAAGGCTCCAACATTCCATCAACCAACAATGGACCAACAGGTAGAAGCAATTTATGCTGATCACTGATCTAATAAAAAGCCTATCCGATTGTAAGTTATTACAGAAGTTCTTCAACACACAGAAAGGTACTTGAGATCCAATTTTTTATTGTTCGTAGTGAAGCCCAAGTCTCCTACCTTGCTGGTCTGGATGGAAGCCCAACCACATATTTTGCTGGCTTCATCTTTGGGCCCAAGTGGTGTACTGTGTACATTTCCCAAGCCCATTTATAACTCTTATACATGGGCTCTTGGGTTGGGGGAAAATGACTCGAACACTCTCGATTCTTCTGGTTTTCTGCTCTCTTCGCTTATGCGCCTTCTTTCCCGAAAAGGATACTCTCTTTTCCTCTGTACTCCTAAGGTTTGATCGGCTCTCCGGTTGATCATCTTGATCATCAGGCAGTAGCGGTATTGCTTTCTTGTCTGCGCTTCCTTGTGAGAAGCAGGTTGCGAGACCGTGTATACTAGGGTTCATGTGCGTTGGTGTCTGAGGTAACTTGTGACAGATAGTACCGAGATATCTGAGATCGGTAGTGCATTGGCTGGAGCCTGAGCTCGTTGTGAACGTAGATCGGCGTTTCTTTTCTGGTCGAACCACGTATTTGGTTATTTATTCCCTTTTCTCCTTTTGTTGTTAGTTTACGGTTTCAAGTTTATATGTATTGTGAAATCCttacagtggtatcagagccaggttcggTTTCTTGGTTCGGTTTCTTGACTTCCGTTGAGAACTAGGATTTCGGTACCTTACTGGTTGATATTCTCGTTTCTGAGTTCTTTACCGGTTGACTGTTCTTGTTTCAGTTCTTGTCCCAAGATTTGTTCGGTTCTGTGAGTCTTACTCTGTACAGTGTCTTGTTCTCTTTAATTTTGGTTTTGTCTTTTGGTGCTTGCGAGGCACTGCCATGGCATCAAGAGTTGAGACACTCCCATTTGATGGAAAAGGGGACTTCGGTTCctggaaaaagaaaatgaaggcccTACTGTCCTATAACAAGGTGCTGATTGCTCTAGAAGTTGATGAGAACAGGTGGTCCGATGCTCAGAAAGCAAAGAAGACTGAGATCAATGAGATTGCTTACAATCTTATCGTTCTCAGTCTTTCCGATGCCATCCTGAGACAGGTAGATGGCTGTGATGACCCCATAGCCATCTGGGGTAAACTCGATTCCCTCTATACCACGTTATCTGCTTCTCATCTCATATATTTAAAGGGTTCTCTGTTTTCTTATAAAATGGACATTTCTAAGTCTCTTGATGATAATCTTGATGAATTTTTGAAACTGACTTTGCTCTTTAAAGGGACTCAGCAAGAACTTGATGATTCTAGCCTTGCTATGATTCTGTTAAATTCTTTGCCTGAAAAATATCATGTTGTTAAAGACTCCTTGCAATACACTGGGGTAGTTCCCAAGCTTGAATTAGTAGTGAATGGGCTTAGGGCTAGAGAACATGAACTTAAGACTCAGAAAAGAACAAGGAACAATCTGTTTGTTAAAACCAATAAGGTAGAAACTATTTCTAATGACAAACCCGGAAAGGATAAGAAGAATAAGAAGAAAGAAACTAGAAATTGTCACTTTTGTGGTAAAAAGGGTCATCTGAAAAAACAATGCTATAAGTTTCTTTCTACTCAAAAAGGAAAAGATATGGAAACTAAAGGGTCTAATGTTGCTTGTATATCAGGAAGTCATTCTGATGTGTATGAGGTTCTGAATGTTTCTGATATTCCTATTAGTGACCGCTTTATTCTTGATTCTGGCTGTTCTTTTCACATGTCTCCTAATCTTTCTTGCTTTGAGAACTTGAATGAATCGTGTAATGAAACGGTGTTCATGGGAAATAACAATTCCTGTAAAGTTAAAGGAATTGGTGATGTAGTTCTCTGTCTTGATAATAATAAGAAGATTAGGCTGACTAATGTGAGATATATCCCCTGTTTGAAACGTAATCTGATCTCCCTTGGTACTCTAGATGATATAGGTTGCTGTTATAAAGCTGAAAAATCTTGTTTGAATGTTTATAAGGGTGACAAGTTAATCTTGTATGGTTCAAAAGTCTCTGGTCTGTATATATTGAATGGTTCTCATGTAAATACCTGTGCAAATACTGTTGTTAGTACTAATCCTGCAGATACACAAAGATGGCATCTTCGGTTAGGACACATGAGCAACAAGGGGCTTCAAGTACTCCACAACAGTGGAGTACTAGGTAAAGACTCTTTTTCAGAAGTTCCTTTTTGTGAAACTTGTGTGCTAGGTAAACAACATAGGTTTAAATTCATGAAGGGTACTCATTTATCTAAGTCCAAACTGGAATATGTGCATGCTGATTTGTGGGGCCCTGAAAAGAGTCCCTCACATGGTAATAACAAGTATTTCTTGTGTATTGTGAATGATTTTACTCGTTATGTTTGGACCTTCCTTTTAAAAACTAAGGATGAGGCTCTTGAAAAATTTAAAAGCTGGAAAACCTTAGAGGAAAATCAAACTGACTGTAAAGTCAAGATTTTGAGAACTGATAATGGCTTAGAGTTTTGTAACAATGAGTTTGACTTGTTTTGTTCTGAAAATGGTATTTTAAAACATAGGACTGTTCGAAACACACCACAACAAAATGGTGTTGCTGAAAGAATGAATAGAACTCTATTAGAAAAAGTTAGATGCTTGTTGTTTACTGCTGGTTTACCTCAGGGCTTTTGGGGGGAAGCCCTATATACTGCCACCTACCTTGTCAATAGGAGTCCTAACAGTTCTATAGCCTTCAAAACTCCCTTAGAACGATGGACTAACAGGAAACCTAGCCTTAGTCACCTTAGGATCTTTGGTTGTGCAGCCTATGCACACACCAAAGATGGTAAGCTGGATCCCAGATCCTTAAAGTGTGTCTTTCTAGGCTACCAACAGCAACATGGGACAAAGGGATATAGATTGTGGGATATAAACACTAGAGGTGTCAAGATCATTGTGAGCCGAGATGTGATTTTTAATGAAGACTCTTTTCCGTGTAAATTGCAGGACAATGCTGCTAAACCAGAGAGTGAGAACTTGAGAGATGCTAAGACTACACCTTTTGAGGTGGAGACTCAACAAGAGGCTGTTCTTGGTGACATTCCCTTAGGGGATGATCATCATAGGGATAATGAGGCTGTGGATAATGAGAACCCAACACCTGAGGTTAATGATGGTGAAGAACCTGTGGACCATGAGGTAGAGGTTCAGGAACTAGTTCATGATGAGTTAGATAACTATCAATTGACTAGAGATAGGGAACCCCGGGCTAGGAGACCTAACCCCAGATTCACCTATGCTGATTTAGTTTATACAGCACTCATAGCAGCTCAAAATGTCCAGTATTCTGAGCCAAACACCTATAAAGAAGCCATAGAGTCTAAGGACAAAAATCAGTGGATGAATGCCATGATAAGTGAGCTTGAGTcacttaaacaaaataaaacttgGGTGCTCGTTCAAAAGCCTAAAAATCATAAAGTTGTTCAATGTAAATGGCTGTTTAAAATCAAAGAAGGTCTGAATCCCAGTGATCCACCTAGATTTAAAGCTAGGTTAGTTGCTAAGGGATTCACTCAAAGGGAAGGCATTGACTTTAATGAGATTTTCTCCCCTGTTGTTAAATACAAAACCATTAGAATTATGCTTGCTTTTGTTGTCCATTTTGATCTTGAACTTGAACAACTAGATGTTACCACTGCCTTCTTGCATGGTGATTTGAATGAGACTATTGTGATGGCTCAACCTGAAGGTTTTATTGATAAAGATCATCCTGATTTTGTGTGTTTGCTGAAAAAGTCATTGTATGGCTTAAAACAGTCTCCTAGACAATGGTATATTAAGTTTGACTCATTTGTGATTGGAATTGGCTTTAAAAGGAGTAGCTATGACAGCTGCTTCTACTATAAATCTGTTGATAACATCCCTTTGTATTTACtcttatatgttgatgacatgctATTGATTAGTAAGTCTATGTCTCTTATTACTAATCTGAAAAATTCTCTTAGCTCTGTGTTTGACATGAAGGATCTTGGCCATGCTAAGAAGATTTTGGGGATGTATATTGAAAGAGATAGGGAAAAGAATTACCTAAAGCTGCATCAAACACCTTACTTAAGGAAGGTGGTATCTCTGTTTGGTAACACTGAAACTAAACCTGTTAAGTTGCCATTAGCTAATCATTTTATACTCCATAAGGGTCAATGCCCTAAATCTGATAGTGAGTTAGCTAAAATGCAAGATAAGCCTTATGCCAATTTGATTGGATCTCTCATGTATTCAATGATCTGTACTCGACCTGATTTATCATTTGCTATATCAATGCTGTCAAGATACATGTCTAATCCTGGTATTGATCACTGGCGTGGTTTAAAATGGGTTTTGAATTATGTTAATTCTTCAGTGGATATTGGTTTGGTCTATGGTAAGTCAGATGTTCTTAATCTTAAAGGTTATGTTGATTCTGATTTTGCTGGGGATCGTGACTCTAGGAAATCTACCACTGCTTACTGTTTCATGCTAGGGAATAGTTGTATTTCTTGGAAATCACAGCTGCAGCCTTTAGTAGCCTTATCCTCTACTGAGGCTGAATATGTTGCTATGTGTGATTGCATTAAAGAATCTGTTTGGCTACATGGTTTGCTATCTGAAATTGATGTTATTTCTGATACTCCTACTGTACTATGTGATAATCAAAGTGCAATTCACCTTAGCAGGAACCTTGTTTACCATGATAGGACTAAGCATGTAGATATAAAATTCCATTATGTTAGAGACATGATTGCTGCAGGTAAAGTCAAGGTTGTGAAGGTTCCCACCGAGGACAACCCGTCAGACATGGGGACTAAGATTGTTCCAGCCCCTAAGTTTAGACACTGTCTAAATCTACTGGGCATGGGATAATCTCCTACCTCGGACTGGTTAAGAGCGATGATGATACTCATGAGCCATTTAATGCACTATTTGGATCGATGATAGATTGGAGACTTATGCCTCAAGGTGGAGTATGTTAGTAGTGAAGCCCAAGTCTCCTACCTTGCTGGTCTGGATGGAAGCCCAACCACATATTTTGCTGGCTTCATCTTTGGGCCCAAGTGGTGTACTGTGTACGTTTCCCAAGCCCATTTATAACTCTTATACATGGGCTCTTGGGTTGGGGGAAAATGACTCGAACACTCTCGATTCTTCTGGTTTTCTGCTCTCTTCGCTTATGCGCCTTCTTTCCCGAAAAGGATACTCTCTTCTCCTCTGTACTCCTAGGGTTTGATCGGCTCTCCGGTTGATCATCTTGATCATCAGGCAGTAGCGGTATTGCTTTCTTGTCTGCGCTTCCTTGTGAGAAGCAGGTTGCGAGACCGTGTATACTAGGGTTCATGTGCGTTGGTGTCTGAGGTAACTTGTGACAGATAGTACCGAGATATCTGAGATCGGTAGTGCATTGGCTGGAGTCTGAGCTCGTTGTGAACGTAGATCGGCGTTTCTTTTCTGGTCGAACCACGTATTTGGTTATTTCTTCCCTTTTCTCCTTTTGTTGTTAGTTTACGGTTTCAGGTTTATATGTATTGTGAAATCCTTACATTTATGTATCCTGATATGAAAACATTTATTGCAAGCGAAACAAAATActggaaaaaaaatttgaaaatgtgCATCCAAAGGCACGGCTAGTTTACATTGCCTCGCACAATAAACTTTGAAAAGAAattgaataattaaaaaatcTGATCCCTAGAAATTGAACATTTACGTAAATACTTATAAAAAAACTGCATCATTAGAGCCAGTTGACTGCTGGATTACTTGTGATTGCTGAGCGTTGTGAACGGTCTTCCACTTCAACAGCCACCTGAACGAGGCCGCCCTCTAATTGCGATATGCAGGGTGGAACAGGAGCATCCTAAACCATATGACAGACAGACAGAGTAAATTATATTCCACCAAAAACAGTTATCTAACAGGGAGAGTTCAGTATGCAAGGCTCCAGAGTGTATGCCATAGCAATAATGAATGGCAGTGAGAGTAGTCTGATTAACCACCAAATATTATATCACGTgcagaaaaaaaaaacgagGAGGATCTTGAGATCACTAAAGAGAAACTTACAATAATAAGAAGTCCAACTTTACCATGTTACCTGTGGATTAGTTTCAGCAGCAATTGTACTTAGTTCTCGTGTTCAAATcgtagcggaagtttaaaaattttatttcgacattcaaaattttctttggacactcgtatggtttaAATAAAACAAACATAATCAGGATATTAAAGAATATATACTTTTAGTAAATAATTTCACTTGGAACAAACTACTTCGGTATTAGCAGATGTAGCTCTtgtccctacgaactttctttgAATCTCTTTCTTGATCTccgaatcaggtccacgaccagATTAATTGTTCTTCTTTTAACTTGCGCTAGAAAATATAGAAGATATTTTGCGTAGATATAGAACACTAAAAAAACCGGCACAACTCTCAAACTTGGAGTGTCCGAATTTTGAGAGAATGTGGAAGAGAATTTTGAGAGCTGAACACGAAATTGGGGAAGAGCCTATGTATTTATGAAAAAACTTTTGTATGACCCTTTTTTTGTAAATAAGAATCTAATCttttatttacttaattaattagattaattaagttaattaaagATTCTAAAAATGCATGCCAAATATAGTCAATCTCTTTTTTAGTGCATAATTTTATGAGAATATCatgcattaattttattttgcttTGTGTGcaagttttaaaaattatggtatcataaatattttcatattacataaatcaatactatttatataaaaacttaatgggctatattttaactcaattaaaatataatttcattaTTAAAGCCCATTTCAACATTAATAAATTAACATGATGGGTTTATACTATTACAAGCCCATGATCAATGCTCTCATTACATTAGTCTCATCATAATACTGATCGGTGATCAAATATAATCGATGTGACAATTTCAACTTATTCATTATTATGATGCACACTTTAGTTACGAGATCACCAATGTCTAAATAAGACAGGTGCACTTCCTTTGACTGTTTTTAACTGTCAAgctctcaaaatttctataagCTTTTGTAAACTTTAATTATAAGCTTATTgattgatcatatcaaacttatttcttataaattcaactcattgaatccattatctcaacgggaacaagtaaaccagtgcttgtgtgaccctcgatggttcagggatacagcaagccgtgggttcacaactctctGTGATTCAGGACAATTTCCTTTATTCGGGCCTACCCCAATTTGCTCACATTCCATGCaccaacatttgatcatgagaatgtcagaaaccattttctgattaaacccatcgaatcatggtaagagcgtgtAGTAACATCGCCCCACGATTCCCTAGTTATCACTGATAATGCCTGCAATAACCAGTTGGTTATGATTATcgtacagtacggtctcttcatatcatatcccgatcgaatctgcaatcaTTGGTTAATCGAGgattgcatattaattcgatagtTATGTGAtacaatcatg
This Primulina eburnea isolate SZY01 chromosome 2, ASM2296580v1, whole genome shotgun sequence DNA region includes the following protein-coding sequences:
- the LOC140824063 gene encoding UPF0235 protein At5g63440-like — its product is MSNHADSTIAAETNPQDAPVPPCISQLEGGLVQVAVEVEDRSQRSAITRVNADDVRITVAAPVARGEASNELLEYMGKILGLKLSQMTLQRGWNNKSKLLVVEDLSARQVYEKLLEAAQP